In one window of Macrotis lagotis isolate mMagLag1 chromosome 5, bilby.v1.9.chrom.fasta, whole genome shotgun sequence DNA:
- the CCR6 gene encoding C-C chemokine receptor type 6, translating into MNEESLNSSNFEYTDDFSEVTPTIDYGTDQEFFCILEDVRYFTKLFVPVAYSFICVFGLLGNILVVITFAFYKKTKSMTDVYLFNMAIADILFILTLPFWAVNHATGAWKFSNTVCKLTTGIYGINFNCGMLLLTCISLDRYIAIVQATKSFRFRTRTLAYKKRICLIVWLFSIIISIPTFIINQKYKTQEMEVCEAKYQRSPEAVKWKVLILILQLLFGFFIPLVFMIFCYMFIVKTLVQAHNSKRHKAIRVIIVVVLVFLVCQVPHNMVLLVVANNIGRFRTCSSEKLIAYIRSVTEVLAFLHCCLNPVLYAFIGQKFRNYFLKIVKDLWCVGRKHKQAGFSCSKLYSEPYISRQTSETFENENASSFTM; encoded by the exons ATGAATGAG gaaTCACTGAATTCAAGCAACTTTGAATACACAGATGATTTTAGTGAAGTCACTCCCACTATAGATTATGGCACTGACCaggaatttttttgtattttggagGATGTCAGATACTTTACAAAGTTATTTGTACCAGTTGCATACTCCTTTATCTGTGTCTTTGGCCTCCTGGGGAACATTTTAGTGGTGATCACCTTTGCTTTCTATAAGAAAACCAAATCCATGACTGATGTCTATCTCTTTAATATGGCCATAGCAGACATATTATTCATCCTGACTCTTCCATTCTGGGCTGTAAATCATGCAACAGGAGCATGGAAGTTTAGCAACACTGTATGCAAACTGACTACAGGTATATATGGTATCAACTTTAACTGTGGAATGCTTCTCTTGACTTGTATCAGCCTGGACAGATACATTGCTATCGTGCAGGCCACCAAGTCTTTTAGGTTTCGAACCCGGACATTAGCATACAAGAAGAGGATATGTCTGATAGTGTGGCTGTTCTCAATCATAATCTCTATTCCAACTTTtataatcaatcaaaaatataaaactcaggAGATGGAGGTCTGTGAAGCCAAATACCAAAGGAGTCCCGAGGCAGTCAAATGGAAAGTACTCATCTTGATTCTCCAGTTGCTCTTTGGTTTCTTTATCCCATTGGTGTTCATGATATTTTGCTACATGTTCATTGTCAAAACTTTAGTGCAAGCTCACAATTCTAAGCGGCATAAGGCCATTCGGGTGATTATTGTGGTGGTCCTCGTTTTCTTGGTCTGTCAAGTGCCCCATAATATGGTTCTTCTTGTGGTTGCAAATAATATAGGTCGCTTTCGAACCTGCAGTAGTGAGAAACTCATAGCTTATATAAGGAGTGTCACCGAAGTCCTGGCTTTCCTGCACTGCTGCCTCAACCCTGTGCTTTATGCATTTATTGGGCAGAAATTTAGGAATTACTTTCTGAAGATCGTGAAGGACCTGTGGTGTGTAGGTAGGAAACATAAGCAAGCAGGCTTCTCTTGCTCTAAATTATATTCAGAACCCTACATTTCCAGACAGACTAGTGAAACCTTTGAAAATGAGAACGCATCATCTTTTACTATGTAG